From Ramlibacter tataouinensis, the proteins below share one genomic window:
- a CDS encoding methyl-accepting chemotaxis protein, producing the protein MAEDLELVSVPLLGRRTVATHQRALFTFLVVALLVLGAVAFLAVQQADRVAQQVAGTGQSLMQSQRLAKSVSLALVGNAQAFPDVKEASETLAKTVRGLKTGDEAMNLQAVAEALQADVDKITPQMERAEKNAATVMGQQKILTQIGAALRTINRQSSDLLEIAETVSSLKLQQNAPAAEISAAGQLVMLTQRIGKSANEFLTAEGVSPEAVFLLGKDLNSFKEIAQGLLDGSPELRLAGSKDPQTRERLEALLKLYEQTRTQAGAILGNLQGLVSAREAQSVINTDSEPLRKALEDLQNKLQAQTGLGLVALLALALAAIFAITSAVGLAYVTLQDSRKRQLVAEQQRLQAEQQEQEAKRVNDANQAAILRLMNELQTVAEGDLTQEATVTEDITGAIADSVNYTVEELRQLVGNVQSTATRVAQTTAQVESTSTELLAASTEQLREIRETGQSVLDMAGRINQVSGQAQESAQVARQSLQAASSGLSAVQNAIGGMNAIRDQIQETSKRIKRLGESSQEIGEITELISDITEQTNVLALNAAIQAASAGEAGRGFSVVAEEVQRLAERSADATRQISALVKAIQTDTQDAVAAMERSTQGVVEGAKLSDNAGTALTEIDQVSRRLAELIENISRTAAKEAVSANEVAGNIQHIFAVTEQTGEGTRSTAQQVRELSRMAEELRQSVSRFKIA; encoded by the coding sequence ATGGCCGAAGACCTCGAACTGGTCTCGGTGCCGCTGCTTGGCCGGCGCACGGTGGCCACCCACCAGCGCGCGCTCTTCACTTTCCTGGTCGTGGCGCTGCTGGTGCTCGGTGCCGTGGCCTTCCTCGCGGTGCAGCAGGCCGATCGCGTCGCGCAGCAGGTGGCGGGTACCGGCCAGTCGCTGATGCAGTCGCAGCGCCTCGCCAAGTCCGTGTCGCTGGCGCTGGTGGGCAACGCCCAGGCCTTCCCGGACGTGAAGGAAGCTTCCGAGACGCTGGCCAAGACGGTGCGCGGCCTGAAGACGGGCGACGAAGCGATGAACCTGCAAGCGGTGGCCGAGGCCCTGCAGGCCGACGTGGACAAGATCACGCCGCAGATGGAGCGCGCGGAAAAGAACGCCGCCACCGTGATGGGCCAGCAGAAGATCCTGACGCAGATCGGCGCCGCCCTGCGCACCATCAACCGCCAGTCGTCCGACCTGCTGGAAATCGCCGAGACGGTGTCCTCGCTCAAGCTGCAGCAGAACGCGCCCGCCGCCGAGATCTCCGCCGCCGGCCAGCTGGTGATGCTGACGCAGCGTATCGGCAAGTCGGCCAACGAATTCCTGACGGCCGAAGGCGTGTCGCCGGAAGCGGTGTTCCTGCTGGGCAAGGACCTGAACTCGTTCAAGGAAATCGCACAGGGCCTGCTCGATGGCAGCCCGGAGCTGCGGCTCGCCGGCTCCAAGGACCCGCAGACGCGCGAGCGCCTGGAAGCGCTGCTCAAGCTCTACGAACAGACCCGCACGCAGGCCGGCGCCATCCTGGGCAACCTGCAGGGCCTGGTGTCCGCGCGTGAAGCGCAGTCGGTGATCAACACCGACTCCGAGCCGCTGCGCAAGGCGCTGGAAGACCTGCAGAACAAGCTGCAGGCCCAGACGGGCCTGGGCCTGGTCGCCCTGTTGGCCCTGGCCCTGGCGGCGATCTTCGCGATCACCTCCGCCGTCGGCCTGGCCTACGTGACGCTGCAGGACAGCCGCAAGCGCCAGCTGGTCGCGGAACAGCAGCGACTGCAGGCCGAGCAGCAGGAGCAGGAAGCCAAGCGCGTGAACGACGCCAACCAGGCGGCCATTTTGCGATTGATGAACGAACTGCAGACGGTGGCCGAAGGCGACCTGACGCAGGAAGCCACCGTGACCGAGGACATCACCGGCGCCATCGCCGACTCGGTGAACTACACGGTGGAAGAACTCCGGCAGCTGGTGGGCAACGTACAGTCGACGGCGACCCGCGTGGCACAGACGACGGCGCAGGTGGAAAGCACCTCCACCGAGCTGCTGGCGGCCTCCACCGAGCAGCTGCGCGAGATCCGCGAAACCGGCCAGTCGGTGCTCGACATGGCAGGCCGAATCAACCAGGTGTCCGGGCAAGCGCAAGAGTCGGCCCAGGTGGCGCGCCAGTCGCTGCAAGCCGCATCGTCCGGCCTGTCGGCCGTGCAGAACGCGATCGGCGGTATGAACGCGATCCGCGACCAGATCCAGGAAACCTCCAAGCGGATCAAGCGCCTGGGCGAATCCTCGCAGGAGATCGGCGAAATCACCGAGCTGATTTCCGACATTACCGAACAGACCAACGTGCTGGCCCTGAACGCCGCCATCCAGGCGGCGTCCGCCGGTGAAGCGGGACGCGGCTTCTCGGTGGTGGCCGAAGAAGTGCAGCGGCTGGCCGAACGCTCCGCGGACGCCACGCGCCAGATCTCGGCGCTGGTGAAGGCGATTCAGACCGACACGCAAGACGCGGTGGCCGCCATGGAGCGCTCCACGCAGGGTGTGGTCGAGGGGGCGAAGCTGTCCGACAACGCGGGCACCGCGCTGACCGAGATCGACCAGGTGTCGCGCCGGCTCGCCGAACTGATTGAGAACATCTCGCGCACGGCGGCCAAGGAAGCCGTGTCCGCGAACGAGGTGGCGGGCAACATCCAGCACATCTTCGCGGTGACGGAACAGACCGGAGAGGGCACGCGTTCGACGGCGCAGCAGGTGCGCGAGCTCTCGCGCATGGCCGAGGAACTGCGCCAGTCGGTGTCGCGATTCAAGATCGCCTGA
- a CDS encoding response regulator transcription factor, with translation MAINKVLVVDDSKTELMFMTDLLQKNGFAVKTAENADDAFKRLAEEKPDLILMDVVMPGQNGFQLTRAITRDPLYADVPIIMCTSKNQETDRVWGMRQGARDYITKPVDADELMAKIKALG, from the coding sequence ATGGCGATCAATAAGGTGCTCGTTGTGGATGATTCCAAAACCGAGCTGATGTTCATGACGGACCTGTTGCAGAAGAACGGTTTTGCCGTCAAGACGGCCGAGAACGCCGACGACGCGTTCAAGCGCCTGGCCGAAGAGAAGCCGGACCTGATCCTGATGGACGTGGTGATGCCCGGCCAGAACGGCTTCCAGCTGACGCGCGCGATCACCCGCGACCCGCTGTATGCCGACGTGCCGATCATCATGTGCACCAGCAAGAACCAGGAAACCGACCGCGTGTGGGGCATGCGCCAGGGCGCACGCGACTACATCACCAAGCCCGTCGACGCCGACGAGCTGATGGCCAAGATCAAGGCCCTCGGCTAG
- a CDS encoding rubredoxin — MTETKTWMCLICGWIYDEAAGAPEHGLAPGTPWSEVPMNWTCPECGARKEDFEMVQI, encoded by the coding sequence GTGACCGAGACAAAAACCTGGATGTGTCTGATTTGCGGATGGATCTACGACGAGGCCGCGGGGGCGCCTGAGCACGGACTTGCACCCGGAACGCCTTGGTCCGAGGTTCCGATGAACTGGACCTGCCCGGAGTGCGGCGCCCGCAAGGAAGATTTCGAGATGGTGCAGATCTGA
- a CDS encoding response regulator, with the protein MSTTGFKVLVIDDSNTIRRSAEIFLKQGGHDVLLAEDGFDALAKVNDYQPNLIFCDILMPRLDGYQTCAIIKRNAKFASVPVVMLSSKDGVFDKARGRMVGSQDYLTKPFTKDQLLQTVQQFGAANEGAM; encoded by the coding sequence GTGAGCACAACTGGGTTCAAGGTGCTGGTGATCGATGACAGCAACACGATCCGCCGCAGCGCCGAGATCTTCCTGAAGCAGGGCGGTCATGACGTGCTCCTGGCCGAGGACGGGTTCGACGCGCTGGCCAAGGTCAATGACTACCAGCCCAACCTGATCTTCTGCGACATCCTCATGCCCCGGCTGGACGGCTACCAGACGTGCGCCATCATCAAGCGCAACGCCAAGTTCGCATCCGTGCCCGTGGTGATGCTGTCCTCCAAGGACGGCGTCTTCGACAAGGCCCGCGGCCGCATGGTCGGTTCGCAGGACTACCTGACCAAACCGTTTACCAAGGACCAACTGCTCCAGACGGTGCAGCAGTTCGGTGCCGCGAATGAAGGAGCGATGTGA
- a CDS encoding chemotaxis protein CheW, producing MANREALRELQSRLASRLQAARTEGVQASWLAVESGGRKFLLPLTQSGEIFPFTASQHVPYTQPWFLGVANLRGGLYGVVDLASFVGGQAPAVRSDATRAESRLIALNAALEINCALLIDRLAGLRNMDAFSSSSEPPEGSPEFFGSGYTDANGAYWQELDLQALSQQSQFLSISA from the coding sequence ATGGCCAACCGCGAAGCGCTTAGAGAACTCCAGAGCCGGCTCGCCAGCCGCCTGCAGGCCGCCCGTACCGAGGGCGTGCAGGCGTCATGGCTCGCGGTGGAATCCGGCGGGCGCAAGTTTCTCCTTCCGCTCACCCAGTCGGGTGAGATTTTCCCGTTCACCGCTTCCCAGCACGTGCCGTACACGCAGCCGTGGTTCCTGGGGGTGGCCAACCTGCGTGGCGGCCTGTACGGCGTGGTCGACCTGGCCAGCTTCGTCGGCGGGCAGGCGCCCGCGGTGCGCTCGGATGCCACGCGCGCGGAGTCCCGGCTGATCGCCCTGAACGCCGCGCTCGAAATCAATTGCGCCTTGCTGATCGACCGTCTGGCCGGGCTGCGCAACATGGACGCGTTTTCCTCCTCCAGCGAGCCGCCCGAAGGCTCGCCGGAATTCTTCGGCAGCGGCTACACCGATGCCAATGGCGCTTACTGGCAGGAGCTCGACCTGCAGGCGCTGTCGCAACAATCCCAGTTCCTGAGCATCAGCGCTTAA